From the genome of Naumannella halotolerans, one region includes:
- a CDS encoding FAS1-like dehydratase domain-containing protein has product MPISAEHIGRTFPPGDPQLISPERVAAFADALGDSDPIYRGADALVPPTFVMSAAASAWQAMFDDPELELSLARTVHADQRFLWHRPLRAGDLITPQLTITNVRARGGNETIGIRVSITAREAEAVAEGIDTGAEEVCVAESTFVHSRPAGDDQEGTA; this is encoded by the coding sequence ATGCCGATCTCAGCCGAGCACATCGGGCGGACCTTCCCGCCCGGTGACCCGCAGCTCATCAGCCCCGAGCGGGTGGCCGCCTTCGCCGACGCGCTCGGCGACAGTGACCCGATCTACCGGGGAGCCGACGCCCTCGTCCCGCCCACCTTCGTGATGAGCGCGGCAGCCAGCGCCTGGCAGGCCATGTTCGACGATCCCGAGCTGGAGTTGTCGCTGGCCCGCACGGTGCATGCCGATCAACGATTCCTCTGGCACCGGCCGCTGCGCGCCGGCGACCTGATCACCCCGCAGCTGACGATCACCAACGTCCGCGCGCGGGGCGGCAACGAGACGATCGGCATCCGGGTCTCGATCACCGCTCGCGAGGCCGAGGCCGTCGCCGAGGGCATCGACACCGGGGCCGAGGAGGTCTGTGTGGCCGAATCCACGTTCGTCCACAGCCGACCGGCCGGTGACGACCAGGAGGGTACGGCATGA
- the nusG gene encoding transcription termination/antitermination protein NusG, translating to MNDNERDAVADEFEPDNTATEPEIDLGPTDDTNDDLTSEGDFEIDLGPFDAESEDTGIDLGTDNAGGEPEVDLSLDDEAEEEDSAEADDAAEKALAELREELASKFGDWYVVHTYSGMENRVQQNLENRATSLNMEDYIFEVRVPTEEVTEIRNGAKKTVKRTVLPGYVLVRMDLTDESWAAVRHTPSVTGFVGHATSPVPLSLEEVEKMLAPSVIAAATAGSEGGKQKKKQKKIEVADYTEGDSVMVIDGPFAGVHATITEINANSQRLKALVEILGRETPVDLSFSEIEKV from the coding sequence ATGAACGACAACGAAAGGGATGCAGTGGCCGACGAGTTCGAGCCCGACAACACGGCAACCGAGCCGGAGATCGACCTCGGCCCGACCGACGACACCAATGACGACCTCACCAGTGAGGGCGATTTCGAGATCGATCTCGGTCCGTTCGACGCCGAGTCGGAGGACACCGGGATCGACCTCGGTACCGACAATGCCGGCGGCGAGCCGGAGGTCGACCTGAGTCTGGACGACGAGGCCGAGGAAGAAGATTCCGCCGAAGCCGACGATGCGGCCGAGAAGGCGCTCGCCGAGCTGCGCGAGGAACTGGCCTCGAAGTTCGGCGACTGGTACGTCGTGCACACCTACTCCGGGATGGAGAACCGGGTTCAGCAGAACCTGGAGAACCGTGCCACCTCGCTGAACATGGAGGACTACATCTTCGAGGTGCGGGTCCCCACCGAGGAGGTCACCGAGATCCGCAACGGTGCCAAGAAGACGGTCAAGCGGACCGTTCTGCCCGGCTACGTGCTGGTCCGGATGGACCTGACCGATGAGTCCTGGGCAGCGGTACGGCACACGCCGTCGGTCACCGGTTTCGTCGGTCACGCGACCTCGCCGGTGCCGCTCAGCCTCGAAGAGGTCGAGAAGATGCTCGCCCCGTCGGTGATCGCGGCCGCCACGGCCGGCTCCGAGGGTGGCAAGCAGAAGAAGAAGCAGAAGAAGATCGAGGTCGCCGACTACACCGAGGGTGACTCGGTGATGGTGATCGACGGTCCGTTCGCCGGTGTCCATGCCACGATCACCGAGATCAACGCCAACAGCCAACGGTTGAAGGCGCTGGTGGAGATCCTCGGACGCGAGACCCCGGTCGATCTGTCGTTCAGCGAGATCGAGAAGGTCTGA
- the rplA gene encoding 50S ribosomal protein L1, with product MTKRSKAYKAAEEKMSVDELLAPSTAIAQVKENSSAKFDETLDVAMRLGVDPRKADQMVRGTVNLPHGTGKTAKVLVFATGDKAAAAEAAGADEVGSDELVAKVADGYLDFDAVVATPDMMGKIGRLGRVLGPRGLMPNPKTGTVTMDVAKAVSDIKGGKIEFRVDRHSNLHFIIGKASFTPEQLEGNYFAALEEVLRLKPSASKGRYIRKITVSSTMGPGVQIDPSRTKPEGA from the coding sequence ATGACCAAGCGCAGCAAGGCCTACAAGGCCGCAGAAGAGAAGATGAGTGTCGACGAGCTGTTGGCACCGAGCACCGCGATCGCGCAGGTGAAGGAGAACAGCTCGGCCAAGTTCGACGAGACCCTGGATGTGGCCATGCGTCTCGGCGTCGATCCCCGTAAGGCCGACCAGATGGTCCGCGGCACGGTGAACCTGCCGCACGGAACCGGCAAGACCGCCAAGGTGCTGGTCTTCGCCACCGGCGACAAGGCCGCCGCGGCCGAGGCCGCCGGTGCCGACGAGGTCGGTTCGGACGAACTGGTGGCGAAGGTGGCCGACGGCTACCTGGACTTCGACGCGGTCGTTGCGACCCCGGACATGATGGGCAAGATCGGCCGGCTCGGCCGGGTGCTCGGCCCGCGTGGTCTGATGCCGAACCCGAAGACCGGCACCGTCACCATGGATGTGGCCAAGGCCGTCTCCGACATCAAGGGTGGCAAGATCGAGTTCCGGGTCGACCGGCACTCGAACCTGCACTTCATCATCGGCAAGGCCTCCTTCACCCCCGAGCAGCTCGAGGGCAACTACTTCGCCGCGCTCGAAGAGGTCCTGCGGTTGAAGCCGTCGGCATCGAAGGGCCGGTACATCCGGAAGATCACCGTGTCCTCGACCATGGGTCCCGGTGTGCAGATCGATCCCTCGCGTACCAAGCCCGAAGGCGCCTGA
- a CDS encoding MaoC/PaaZ C-terminal domain-containing protein, with translation MSLDLSVGDTIGPLTVPITRTTLVRYAGASGDFNPIHHSDHAAAELGLPGVIAHGMLTMALAMRAVTTELGGPQRVVGQYARFRKPVPVPDDGIGTQLQVSGEVAEVADGVAKIKLEATCNGEKVLGQAAVEVRVD, from the coding sequence ATGAGTCTCGACCTGTCCGTCGGGGACACCATCGGTCCGCTGACCGTCCCGATCACCCGTACCACCCTGGTCCGGTACGCCGGCGCCTCCGGCGACTTCAACCCGATCCACCATTCCGATCATGCCGCCGCGGAGCTCGGACTGCCCGGGGTGATCGCCCACGGGATGTTGACCATGGCCCTGGCCATGCGTGCGGTGACCACCGAACTCGGCGGACCCCAACGAGTCGTCGGTCAGTACGCCCGCTTCCGTAAACCCGTCCCGGTGCCCGATGACGGGATCGGCACCCAGCTGCAGGTGAGCGGTGAGGTGGCCGAGGTCGCCGATGGGGTGGCCAAGATCAAGTTGGAGGCCACCTGCAACGGCGAGAAGGTGCTCGGGCAGGCAGCGGTCGAGGTGCGCGTTGACTGA
- the secE gene encoding preprotein translocase subunit SecE yields the protein MADDKRKDPDEPDTDAVAADDSVTDADATSDPATEPEASEESASEEAVPATRTRATMPKRKADLVEEEDEPARGVLTKKRDRKPKVDRESERTGPLTFVKQCIDELRKVVWPTGDQWRQYFVVVLVFVVVMIAFASLLDLGFGALMLRLFG from the coding sequence GTGGCAGACGACAAGCGGAAGGATCCGGACGAGCCGGACACCGACGCCGTCGCGGCGGATGACTCCGTCACCGACGCCGACGCCACGTCCGATCCCGCGACCGAGCCCGAGGCGAGCGAGGAATCGGCCTCGGAGGAGGCCGTCCCCGCCACCCGTACCCGGGCGACCATGCCGAAGCGCAAGGCCGATCTGGTCGAGGAGGAGGACGAGCCGGCCCGTGGAGTGCTCACCAAGAAGCGCGATCGCAAGCCGAAGGTGGACCGGGAGTCCGAACGGACCGGGCCGCTGACCTTCGTCAAGCAGTGCATCGATGAGCTCCGCAAGGTCGTCTGGCCGACCGGCGACCAGTGGCGGCAGTACTTCGTCGTCGTGCTGGTCTTCGTCGTGGTGATGATCGCCTTCGCCAGCCTGCTGGACCTGGGCTTCGGCGCACTGATGCTGAGGCTGTTCGGCTGA
- a CDS encoding UDP-N-acetylmuramate dehydrogenase, which yields MTELAELTTFRVGGPAREFVTATDEDQLIRTVAAADDAGTPVLLIGGGSNLLIGDRGFDGLAIRIATTGDTSEVDSCSGAMVTVAAGESWDAFVARTVDRGWSGLEALSGIPGSAGATPIQNVGAYGAEVAQTIARVRTYDRQQKKITTFTGAECDFSYRHSRFKAHPGRWVVLSVTFQLPLGELSAPVRYRELADRLGVEIGCRAPAPAVRTAVLALRGGKGMVLDADDHDTWSAGSFFTNPIVEASVAASLPDSAPRFPQTDGRVKLSAAWLIQNAGFDKGYGNSAASLSTKHVLALTNRGNAAAKDLLDLARQVRAGVEDRWGIRLVNEPVIIGEEL from the coding sequence TTGACTGAGTTGGCGGAGCTGACCACCTTCCGGGTCGGTGGACCGGCCCGGGAGTTCGTCACCGCCACCGACGAAGATCAACTGATCAGGACCGTCGCTGCGGCCGACGATGCCGGTACACCGGTGCTGCTGATCGGCGGTGGGTCGAATCTGCTGATCGGCGACCGCGGCTTCGACGGGCTGGCGATCCGGATCGCCACCACCGGAGACACCTCCGAGGTCGATAGCTGCTCCGGGGCGATGGTCACCGTCGCCGCCGGCGAGAGCTGGGACGCCTTCGTCGCCCGTACCGTGGATCGTGGATGGTCGGGGCTGGAGGCGCTGTCGGGCATCCCGGGTTCGGCCGGGGCGACACCGATCCAGAACGTCGGGGCCTATGGCGCCGAAGTGGCCCAGACCATCGCCCGGGTCCGGACCTATGACCGACAGCAGAAGAAGATCACGACCTTCACCGGGGCCGAGTGCGACTTCAGCTACCGCCACAGCCGGTTCAAGGCCCACCCCGGTCGGTGGGTGGTCCTCAGCGTCACCTTCCAGTTGCCGCTGGGCGAGCTGTCGGCCCCGGTGCGCTATCGCGAACTGGCCGACAGGCTCGGGGTCGAGATCGGGTGCCGTGCCCCGGCGCCGGCGGTCCGTACCGCAGTGCTGGCGCTCCGCGGCGGCAAGGGAATGGTCCTGGACGCCGATGATCATGACACCTGGAGTGCCGGATCCTTCTTCACCAACCCGATCGTGGAGGCTTCGGTCGCTGCGAGCCTGCCGGATTCGGCGCCGCGGTTCCCGCAGACCGACGGGCGGGTCAAGCTGAGCGCCGCCTGGCTGATCCAGAACGCCGGCTTCGACAAGGGGTACGGCAACAGCGCCGCATCGCTGTCGACCAAACATGTACTGGCACTGACCAACCGTGGCAACGCCGCCGCCAAGGATCTGCTCGACCTCGCCCGCCAGGTGCGGGCCGGGGTGGAGGACCGGTGGGGAATCCGCCTGGTCAATGAACCCGTGATCATCGGCGAGGAGCTGTGA
- the treZ gene encoding malto-oligosyltrehalose trehalohydrolase, translating to MISYDVWAPAADRVRLLADGQLYAMERTDDGWWHPLDLPTELYRPDIDYGYLLGDDDHPLPDPRSRRQPHGVHALSRTVDLTALRTESDWTGRQLAGSVIYELHIGTFTEAGTLDAAIGKLDHLVSLGIDFVEPMPVNAFNGDHGWGYDGVAWYAVHEAYGGPEAYRRFVDACHARGLGVIQDVVYNHLGPSGNYLPRFGPYLIEEAQTPWGSQLNLDGPESDEVRRYIIDNALGWFDDYGVDGLRLDAVHALVDHRAKHLLAELAERTDRLSAHLRRPLTLIAESDRNDPLTITSREAGGLGLAGQWSDDFHHALVTNLSGDTSGYFADFAGLGSLAKVIDQGFFHDGGYSGFRKRHHGQPINTALVPANRLVICAANHDQIGNRASGDRPRTRLDQRQLVIAAVITVLANQTPMIFAGEEWGASTPFAYFTSHPETELGEAVSRGRIGEFEAMGWDLSVIPDPQQRSTFENSKLDWAEPGAGEFAELLAVHTELLAIRRRYSAITDPAFTASEVDFDAEAGWLRIRRGNMVIAVNFGELTTLVPGGTEGGYDDAELIFAHGDVEVAESLALGPHSSAVLLLS from the coding sequence ATGATCAGTTACGACGTCTGGGCACCCGCGGCCGACCGCGTCCGGCTGCTGGCCGATGGACAGCTCTACGCCATGGAACGCACCGACGACGGCTGGTGGCATCCACTCGACCTGCCGACCGAGCTGTACCGGCCCGACATCGACTACGGCTACCTGCTGGGCGACGATGATCATCCGCTGCCGGATCCACGGAGCCGACGTCAGCCGCACGGTGTGCACGCCCTGTCGCGGACCGTCGACCTGACGGCACTGCGCACCGAGAGCGACTGGACCGGCCGGCAGCTCGCCGGCTCGGTGATCTATGAGTTGCACATCGGGACGTTCACCGAGGCCGGCACCTTGGACGCGGCGATCGGGAAGCTAGATCATCTGGTCTCCCTGGGCATCGACTTCGTCGAACCGATGCCGGTCAACGCCTTCAACGGCGACCACGGCTGGGGCTATGACGGTGTCGCCTGGTACGCGGTGCACGAGGCCTATGGGGGACCTGAGGCGTACCGCCGCTTCGTCGACGCCTGCCACGCCCGCGGACTCGGCGTGATCCAGGACGTCGTCTACAACCATCTCGGACCCAGCGGCAACTACCTGCCGCGCTTCGGCCCGTACCTGATCGAGGAGGCGCAGACCCCGTGGGGGAGTCAGCTCAACCTCGACGGTCCCGAATCCGATGAGGTACGTCGCTACATCATCGACAATGCCCTGGGCTGGTTCGACGACTACGGCGTCGACGGGCTGCGGCTGGACGCGGTCCACGCCCTGGTCGACCACCGGGCCAAACACCTGCTGGCCGAACTGGCCGAACGTACCGATCGGCTGTCGGCCCACCTGCGACGCCCGCTCACCCTGATCGCCGAATCCGATCGCAACGACCCGCTCACCATCACCTCCCGCGAGGCCGGTGGTCTCGGTCTGGCCGGGCAGTGGAGCGACGACTTCCACCATGCGCTGGTCACCAATCTGAGCGGCGACACCTCCGGCTACTTCGCCGACTTCGCCGGACTGGGTTCGCTGGCCAAGGTGATCGACCAGGGGTTCTTCCACGACGGCGGATACTCCGGGTTCCGCAAGCGACACCACGGTCAGCCGATCAACACCGCCCTGGTACCGGCGAACCGGCTCGTGATCTGCGCGGCGAACCATGATCAGATCGGGAACCGGGCCTCCGGTGACCGGCCCCGGACGCGACTCGATCAGCGCCAACTGGTGATCGCCGCGGTGATCACCGTGTTGGCCAACCAGACGCCGATGATCTTCGCCGGGGAGGAATGGGGTGCCTCGACGCCCTTCGCCTACTTCACCTCACATCCCGAGACCGAACTGGGTGAGGCGGTCAGTCGCGGCCGCATCGGCGAGTTCGAGGCGATGGGCTGGGATCTGTCGGTGATTCCCGATCCGCAACAGCGCTCGACCTTCGAGAACTCGAAGCTGGACTGGGCCGAACCCGGTGCGGGTGAGTTCGCCGAGTTGTTGGCGGTGCACACCGAGTTGCTGGCGATCCGGCGCCGCTACAGCGCCATCACCGATCCGGCATTCACCGCCTCCGAGGTCGACTTCGATGCCGAGGCAGGCTGGTTGCGGATCCGCCGCGGGAACATGGTGATCGCGGTCAACTTCGGTGAGCTGACCACACTGGTGCCCGGGGGGACCGAGGGCGGGTACGACGATGCCGAACTGATCTTCGCCCATGGTGACGTCGAGGTGGCCGAATCGCTGGCCCTCGGCCCCCACTCCAGTGCGGTGCTTCTGCTCAGTTGA
- a CDS encoding Arc family DNA-binding protein, giving the protein MKMSTYTQKVRAGLADAAALADDPTQQVADKLATAVDSSTRLAIISALGDAAEEINAQLGAGTVRLSLNGEEPAFEVTAPVEVDADFETYDPEAADSEEGAEFDYADDEPQARVSLRLPQSVKGKVDEAASAEGVSVNTWLLQRILLSLAWGRRGGRGRGPRGPRGPFGPGFMPPMPPGGPGRPGFGPEEWGRGPGRDHWRERGPRGER; this is encoded by the coding sequence ATGAAGATGTCAACATACACACAGAAGGTCCGTGCGGGTCTGGCCGATGCCGCCGCACTGGCAGACGATCCCACCCAGCAGGTGGCAGACAAGTTGGCGACCGCGGTTGATTCCTCGACCCGGTTGGCCATCATCAGCGCTCTCGGCGACGCCGCCGAGGAGATCAACGCACAACTCGGGGCCGGGACGGTCCGGTTGTCGTTGAACGGCGAGGAGCCGGCCTTCGAGGTGACCGCACCGGTCGAGGTCGACGCTGATTTCGAGACCTACGATCCCGAGGCGGCCGACTCCGAGGAGGGCGCCGAGTTCGACTATGCCGACGACGAGCCGCAGGCCCGGGTCAGTCTCCGGCTGCCGCAGTCGGTGAAGGGCAAGGTGGACGAGGCCGCCTCCGCCGAGGGGGTCTCGGTCAACACCTGGTTGCTGCAGCGCATCCTGCTGTCCCTGGCCTGGGGGCGACGCGGTGGCCGCGGCCGTGGACCGCGTGGTCCACGTGGCCCCTTCGGTCCCGGATTCATGCCGCCGATGCCGCCCGGTGGGCCCGGGCGCCCCGGCTTCGGTCCCGAGGAGTGGGGGCGTGGACCCGGGCGCGACCACTGGCGTGAACGCGGTCCCCGCGGTGAACGTTGA
- a CDS encoding aminotransferase class I/II-fold pyridoxal phosphate-dependent enzyme translates to MPTLSEMSDAERAQFRTEAETAYAELQQAGLKLDLTRGKPAASQLDLSNALLELPGGKGIADDGTDTRNYGGQLGLLELRAIFAELLGVEVDQLIAQDNASLALMHDLVVQGILYGFGGNPPWAGQKVKFLCPVPGYDRHFAICEHLGIEMVPVELGPHGPDLDQVRELAADPSVKGLWAVPMYANPSGAIYDEATTRALVEMPAAPDFRIFWDNAYAFHHLTADEHPPLDVLGMAAAAGNPDRVLIFASTSKITFAGAGVSFLASSKANLTEYLSHVAVRSIGPDKVNHLRHAQFFGDAEGVRTLMRQHRDQLAPKFALVDEILTRRLRPVGVGEWEAPEGGYFINLAVPDGTATRVVELAKAAGVALTPAGAAYPYRKDPRDRHIRIAPSFPQLPELEQAIEGLATCVLLAASER, encoded by the coding sequence ATGCCAACTTTGTCGGAGATGTCGGATGCCGAGCGCGCACAGTTCCGTACCGAGGCCGAAACCGCCTATGCAGAACTGCAACAGGCCGGCCTGAAACTCGACCTCACCCGGGGCAAGCCGGCGGCCAGCCAACTGGACCTGTCCAATGCCCTGCTCGAACTGCCCGGCGGCAAGGGGATCGCCGACGACGGCACCGACACCCGCAACTACGGCGGCCAGCTCGGGCTGCTCGAACTGCGGGCGATCTTCGCCGAACTGCTCGGCGTCGAGGTCGACCAGCTGATCGCCCAGGACAATGCAAGCCTGGCCCTGATGCACGACCTGGTCGTCCAGGGGATCCTCTACGGCTTCGGCGGCAACCCCCCGTGGGCGGGCCAGAAGGTGAAGTTCCTCTGCCCGGTCCCCGGGTACGACCGGCACTTCGCGATCTGTGAACACCTCGGCATCGAGATGGTCCCGGTCGAGCTCGGTCCGCACGGCCCCGATCTGGATCAGGTACGGGAACTGGCCGCCGACCCGAGCGTCAAGGGCCTGTGGGCGGTGCCGATGTATGCCAACCCCAGCGGCGCGATCTACGACGAAGCCACCACCAGGGCCCTGGTGGAGATGCCGGCGGCGCCGGACTTCCGGATCTTCTGGGACAACGCCTACGCCTTCCATCACCTGACCGCCGATGAGCACCCGCCGCTGGACGTGTTGGGGATGGCCGCCGCCGCGGGCAATCCTGACCGGGTGCTGATCTTCGCCTCCACCTCCAAGATCACCTTCGCCGGTGCCGGTGTCTCCTTCCTCGCCTCCTCGAAGGCCAATCTGACCGAGTACCTGAGCCATGTGGCGGTCCGCTCGATCGGGCCGGACAAGGTCAACCACCTGCGCCATGCCCAGTTCTTCGGTGACGCCGAGGGGGTACGCACGCTGATGCGGCAGCATCGCGACCAGCTGGCGCCGAAGTTCGCGCTGGTCGACGAGATCCTCACCCGTCGGCTGCGGCCGGTCGGCGTGGGGGAGTGGGAGGCGCCCGAGGGCGGCTACTTCATCAACCTCGCGGTGCCCGACGGTACGGCCACCCGGGTGGTCGAGTTGGCCAAGGCCGCCGGGGTCGCGCTGACCCCGGCCGGTGCGGCGTACCCGTACCGCAAGGACCCGCGGGACCGGCACATCCGGATCGCGCCGAGCTTCCCGCAGCTGCCGGAACTGGAACAGGCCATCGAGGGCCTGGCCACCTGTGTGCTGCTGGCGGCCTCCGAGCGCTGA
- a CDS encoding Dps family protein — MTQSPVVPAQQAAAEAFQATTDMQQNLQRILVDLIDLALVGKQAHWNIVGPNFRDLHLQLDEVVAAAQGFVDEVAERMRALDVVPDGRAVTVAQTSELAEFPNGEVLTTDAVDRITSALYTVAAATRQVHDAVDAEDPTTADLLHSIIERIEQLAWMVGAENRTPKA; from the coding sequence ATGACCCAGTCACCAGTCGTTCCGGCCCAGCAGGCAGCTGCCGAGGCATTCCAGGCAACCACGGACATGCAGCAGAACCTGCAGCGGATCCTCGTCGATCTGATCGACCTGGCTCTGGTCGGCAAGCAGGCCCACTGGAACATCGTCGGCCCGAACTTCCGCGATCTGCACCTGCAGCTCGATGAGGTCGTCGCGGCCGCCCAGGGCTTCGTCGACGAGGTTGCCGAGCGGATGCGTGCGCTCGACGTCGTCCCCGACGGTCGCGCCGTCACCGTCGCCCAGACCAGTGAGCTCGCCGAGTTCCCGAACGGCGAGGTCCTGACCACCGACGCGGTCGACCGCATCACCAGCGCGCTCTACACCGTCGCCGCTGCCACCCGTCAGGTGCACGACGCCGTCGACGCCGAGGACCCGACCACTGCCGATCTGCTGCACTCGATCATCGAGCGCATCGAGCAGCTGGCCTGGATGGTGGGCGCGGAGAACCGTACCCCCAAGGCCTGA
- the rplK gene encoding 50S ribosomal protein L11 has product MPPKKKVAALVKVALNAGSATPAPPVGTALGPHGVNIMEFCKAYNAQTENQRGQVIPVEITIYEDRSFSFITKTPPAAELIKKAAGLSKGSSVPHKEKVGKLTKDQVREIANTKLPDLNANDVEGAMKIVEGTARSMGVTVEG; this is encoded by the coding sequence ATGCCTCCGAAGAAGAAAGTTGCGGCCCTGGTCAAGGTCGCACTGAACGCGGGTTCGGCAACCCCGGCCCCGCCCGTGGGTACCGCTCTGGGCCCGCACGGCGTCAACATCATGGAGTTCTGCAAGGCCTACAACGCCCAGACAGAGAACCAGCGCGGTCAGGTGATCCCGGTCGAGATCACCATCTACGAGGACCGCTCGTTCAGCTTCATCACCAAGACCCCGCCGGCCGCCGAGCTGATCAAGAAGGCAGCCGGTCTGTCCAAGGGATCGTCGGTGCCGCACAAGGAGAAGGTCGGCAAGCTGACCAAGGACCAGGTGCGTGAGATCGCCAACACCAAATTGCCCGACCTCAACGCCAATGACGTCGAGGGCGCAATGAAGATCGTCGAGGGCACCGCCCGTTCCATGGGCGTGACCGTCGAGGGCTGA
- a CDS encoding long-chain-fatty-acid--CoA ligase — protein sequence MNIATWVSEQAAARADAPAIKQGDLVLTYQVLDSAVSRCARLLADAGVGVGDRVALIMPNVAYFPIVYYAALKLGAVVLPQNPLLKSGEIEYLWNDATPKVAVALSPVAEESSKAGELTGVPVIVATPGEFDATIAGAEPITEVVDRDGDDTAVLLYTSGTTGQPKGAELTHNNIRSNTVTMIEVLQATSEDVIFGGLPLFHVFGQTCAMNLSVAAGATLDLLPKFDPVEALRIIAEDKVTVFEGVPTMYIALLAAAEKVEFDASSVRVAASGGAAIPVETLTKVEQVLKFPVLEGYGLSETAPVATFNQFSKPSKPGSIGWEISGVEVRLVDEQDNDVPEGEIGEITIRGENVMKGYWNKPEATEVAMRGGWFHTGDLARRDADGFIFIVDRKKDMIIRNGYNVYPREVEEVLYTHPDVVEAAVVGVPHPVHGEEVAAMVTLREGSAATEEEIVDYVKERVAAYKFPRIVRFGGLPKGPTGKILKREISIN from the coding sequence ATGAACATTGCGACATGGGTGTCGGAACAGGCCGCCGCACGCGCTGATGCGCCGGCCATCAAACAGGGGGATCTGGTGCTGACCTACCAGGTCCTCGATTCAGCTGTCAGCCGCTGTGCCCGGCTGCTCGCCGACGCCGGCGTGGGGGTCGGTGATCGGGTGGCGCTGATCATGCCGAATGTGGCCTACTTCCCGATCGTCTACTACGCGGCACTGAAACTGGGGGCGGTGGTGCTGCCGCAGAACCCGCTGCTGAAGTCCGGTGAGATCGAGTATCTATGGAACGACGCCACCCCGAAGGTGGCGGTGGCACTCAGCCCGGTCGCCGAGGAGTCGTCGAAGGCCGGCGAGCTCACCGGTGTGCCGGTGATCGTGGCCACTCCCGGTGAGTTCGACGCCACGATCGCCGGGGCCGAGCCGATCACCGAGGTCGTCGACCGTGACGGTGACGACACCGCGGTGCTGCTCTACACCTCCGGCACCACCGGCCAGCCGAAGGGTGCCGAACTCACTCACAACAACATCCGCTCGAACACCGTGACCATGATCGAGGTGTTGCAGGCGACCTCGGAGGACGTGATCTTCGGCGGCCTGCCGTTGTTCCACGTCTTCGGCCAGACCTGCGCGATGAACCTGTCCGTCGCCGCCGGGGCGACCCTGGACCTGTTGCCCAAGTTCGACCCGGTCGAGGCGCTGCGGATCATCGCCGAGGACAAGGTGACCGTCTTCGAGGGCGTTCCGACGATGTACATCGCCCTGCTCGCCGCCGCGGAGAAGGTCGAGTTCGACGCCTCGTCGGTGCGGGTCGCGGCATCGGGTGGCGCGGCCATTCCGGTGGAGACCCTGACCAAGGTCGAGCAGGTGCTGAAGTTCCCGGTGCTGGAGGGGTACGGCCTGTCCGAGACCGCTCCGGTCGCGACCTTCAATCAGTTCAGCAAGCCCTCCAAACCGGGTTCCATCGGCTGGGAGATCTCCGGGGTGGAGGTACGCCTGGTCGACGAACAGGACAACGACGTACCCGAAGGCGAGATCGGTGAGATCACGATCCGCGGTGAGAACGTGATGAAGGGGTACTGGAACAAGCCCGAGGCCACCGAGGTGGCGATGCGCGGCGGTTGGTTCCACACCGGTGACCTGGCCCGACGCGATGCCGACGGCTTCATCTTCATCGTCGACCGGAAGAAGGACATGATCATCCGCAACGGGTACAACGTCTACCCGCGGGAGGTCGAGGAGGTGCTGTACACCCATCCGGACGTGGTCGAGGCCGCGGTGGTGGGCGTACCCCATCCGGTGCACGGCGAGGAGGTCGCGGCCATGGTCACCCTGCGCGAGGGGTCGGCGGCGACCGAGGAGGAGATCGTCGACTACGTCAAGGAGCGGGTGGCGGCCTACAAGTTCCCGCGGATCGTCCGCTTCGGCGGACTGCCGAAGGGACCGACCGGAAAGATCCTGAAGCGGGAGATCTCGATCAACTGA